From Brassica oleracea var. oleracea cultivar TO1000 chromosome C3, BOL, whole genome shotgun sequence, a single genomic window includes:
- the LOC106331595 gene encoding lipoxygenase homology domain-containing protein 1, producing MARLLPLLLLIATVSAVAFADDEPDCVYTFYLRTGSIWKAGTDSIISARIYDKYGDYIGIKNLEAWGGLMGPDYNYFERSNLDIFSGRAPCLPSPICSLNLTSDGSGDHHGWYVNYVEVSTAGVHAQCSTQNFEIEQWLATDTSPYELTAVRNNCPVSLRDSVSRAGSEIRKQLSWVI from the exons ATGGCTCGTCTCCTCCCTTTACTCCTCCTCATCGCCACCGTCTCCGCCGTCGCATTCGCC GACGATGAACCGGACTGCGTCTACACATTCTACCTCCGAACCGGATCAATCTGGAAAGCCGGAACCGACTCGATTATCAGCGCTAGAATCTACGACAAGTACGGTGACTACATCGGGATCAAGAACCTAGAGGCTTGGGGTGGGCTAATGGGCCCTGACTACAACTACTTCGAGAGAAGCAACCTCGACATTTTCAGCGGAAGAGCACCGTGTTTGCCTAGTCCGATCTGCTCTCTAAACCTTACCTCCGACGGCTCCGGCGATCACCATGGCTGGTACGTCAATTACGTCGAGGTTTCGACAGCTGGAGTTCACGCTCAGTGCTCCACGCAGAACTTCGAGATCGAGCAGTGGCTCGCCACCGATACGTCTCCTTATGAGCTCACCGCCGTGAGGAACAATTGTCCCGTGTCGCTAAGGGATAGCGTTAGTCGGGCCGGGTCGGAGATCCGGAAACAGCTTTCTTGGGTCATCTGA
- the LOC106330932 gene encoding uncharacterized protein LOC106330932 — MVEVGGTSSGKSPKAENFQDSNPWFGNGLEATGVSSGSKPCQRKLEEIDDEEFEIPPMFDDTSYDAAEIPDLDVDDDDGRIYVGKVFGSKEDCQIALAIYAIKHQFHFKQTRTKVDSFVVECPNKHCDWRVTTHEVRGCGYYVIRKAQIDHMCPYESRMGYKSKATSRVIAAVYRSKFGEPGKGPVPRELQKLVLEDLRITASYMKCYRAKEKAVIASKSRDCDDIETEADDDGDERFLYLFLAFGASIAGFKKLRHVLVIDGTHLGGKYKGVLLTASGQDANFQIFPLAFGVVDAENDEAWTWFLQKVERILADSPQLTVVSNCASSIATAVARVYPMAHHGACIVHLDRNVNSRYSSKGLAKLVTEQQWHIGLGSTKSYTTRSELRVVPVEFIWGI, encoded by the exons ATGGTTGAAGTTGGCGGAACAAGCAGTGGAAAATCTCCCAAAGCAGAGAACTTTCAAGACAGCAACCCGTGGTTTGGGAATGGTCTGGAAGCCACTGGAGTGAGCTCTGGTAGCAAACCGTGCCAGAGGAAGCTTGAAGAGATTGATGATGAAGAGTTTGAAATTCCTCCAATGTTTGATGATACAAGCTATGATGCTGCTGAGATACCTGACCTGGATGTGGATGATGATGATGGAAGAATATATGTTGGGAAAGTATTTGGCAGCAAAGAGGATTGTCAGATAGCGTTAGCCATTTATGCTATTAAACATCAGTTCCATTTCAAACAGACAAGAACGAAGGTGGACTCGTTTGTTGTGGAATGTCCAAATAAACATTGTGATTGGCGTGTGACAACACATGAGGTGAGGGGCTGTGGGTATTATGTAATTCGGAAGGCTCAAATTGATCATATGTGTCCTTATGAGTCAAGGATGGGATACAAAAGCAAAGCCACATCCCGTGTGATTGCTGCTGTCTACAGGTCCAAGTTTGGTGAACCGGGGAAAGGTCCAGTGCCTCGCGAGTTGCAGAAGCTTGTTCTGGAGGATCTTCGCATTACTGCATCTTATATGAAGTGCTACAGAGCTAAAGAGAAAGCTGTTATTG CTAGCAAATCCCGGGACTGTGATGACATTGAGACAGAGGCAGATGATGATGGTGATGAGCGTTTTTTGTATTTGTTCCTAGCCTTTGGGGCGTCTATAGCTGGGTTTAAGAAGCTGAGGCATGTGCTTGTGATTGATGGAACGCATTTAGGAGGTAAATATAAAGGGGTGTTGCTGACAGCTAGTGGGCAGGATGCTAATTTCCAGATCTTCCCGCTGGCTTTTGGAGTTGTGGATGCAGAGAACGATGAAGCGTGGACATGGTTCCTGCAAAAAGTTGAACGCATCTTAGCTGACTCCCCGCAGCTGACTGTTGTATCTAATTGTGCTTCAAGTATTGCGACAGCTGTGGCACGAGTTTATCCTATGGCTCACCACGGGGCGTGCATCGTGCATCTGGACCGTAATGTGAACTCTCGCTATTCAAGCAAAGGACTAGCAAAACTGGTAACTGAGCAGCAATGGCACATAGGCCTCGGGAGTACAAAGAGCTATACAACAAGATCAGAGCTACGAGTAGTGCCTGTAGAGTTTATTTGGGGAATATAG